GACTAATAAAACATATCATACCATAGTTTGCGATTATGGAAAATCAATTTCTAACCAACCAACCAATGTCCAACAACAGTTGAAACAATTCTTCCTATCCTAATCCTATAGATAGAGAGAGGTTTTGTCTTTAAATCAAGGCCTATTTAATGATgacttttctttcctttgtgCTAAAGAAATTGATTGGTTTCTGATTTTCTTGTGTGGTGGCCTACACTTGTTTGGTTGGATGTTTATTAATTGTGCACTCAAAATCACTCACTAACTGTCAAGGAATATGTCCTTATAACCAAAGATATTTCTTTCTTCACTATGTGAAATGAAGCTGCCAGATGCTACTGCAAGATATTAGATTCTTCTTTTGACAAATCTCACAAAAAGGTTTGGagaaattttttcttcttttcaattctTATATTTAGTGTCAAAATAGTGAGTGAAAGTGtgtgttttttgtttcttagaAGTATGGGAAGTAGAGAAATAAAATCACTTCAAGAGGTGAATGAAACACCTGTGCTAGGTAGATTAGATGAACATTCTGAATCATTTCAAAGGAAGAAACTTGGGATGTTTTTCATCGAATCGGACGATCGGAGGACGGCGTTTGGCCGCGGTTATACCGGAGGAACGACTCCGGTTAATATCCGTGGCAAACCTATTGTTGATCTTTCAAAGACTGGTGGTTGGATTGCAGCCTTCTTTATTTTTGGTAAGTAaagttgcaaaataagtaaataaGTCTACTTCTTGTTTTGCTTTTTACtattttgatttgaaaaagATGTAAGAATTCAATCTTGTTTGTGTTTACAAGGGAATGAAATGGCGGAGAGAATGGCTTATTTTGGGCTTTCAGTGAACATGGTAGCTTTTATGTTCTATGTAATGCATATGCCATTCACTTCTTCATCAGATGCAGTTAACAATTTCCTTGGTATCTCACAAGCCTCCTCTGTTCTTGGCGGTTTCCTTGCCGATGCATATCTTGGTCGATATTGGACGATTGCGATCTTTACTACCATTTATCTCGGGGTATGATACGAAATCTTATAAACTTCCATTCAAAGCTATAATAATAAGGAGAAGATATTCAATTGATCAAACCCTTGGTTTTGTACCTAATGCAGGGCTTAGTAGGAATAACTCTATGTGCTACAATTAGTACATTTGTACCAAATCAAGCGAAATGTGATCAGTTATCACTGCTTTTAGGCCGATGTGAGCCAGCAAAATCATGGCAAATGACTTACCTTTACACAGTCCTTTATTTGACAGGATTTGGGGCTGCTGGTATAAGGCCATGTGTTTCTTCATTTGGGGCTGATCAATTTGATGAAAAAAGCAAAGATTACAAATCTCATTTAGATCGTTTTTTCAACTTCTTTTACCTTTCTGTTACTGTTGGAGCCATTATAGCCTTCACTGCTGTTGTTTACATACAAATCCAGCATGGATGGGGTGCTGCTTTTGGCTCTTTAGCCATAGCTATGGGCTTTTCTAATGTCGTCTTCTTTCTCGGTACTCCTCTGTATCGCCACCGGTTGCCGGGAGGTAGCCCTCTCACGCGAGTTGCTCAAGTTCTTGTAGCAGCATATAGGAAGAGAAATGCCTCGTTTTCTAACAGCGAGTTTGTTGGCTTGTATGAGGTTCCCGGAAAGCAATCCGCCATCAAAGGTAGTGGAAAGATCCTTCACACCGATGATTTCAGGTAAACTATCCGTTCGTTATTCAAAACACATCAATATCACAATTTAACATGGATTACAGATGAGCTTTAGTTAAaagtttttaaaagtttaatgtTTATTTAACGATGGATTACAGATGTTTGGACAAAGCCGCACTACAATTAAAGGAAGATGGAGGGAATCCAAGTCCATGGAAGCTTTGCACAGTGACACAAGTTGAAGAAGTGAAGATTCTTTTGAAACTAATTCCAATACCAGCTTGCACAATAATGCTCAATTTAGTCCTAACAGAATATCTCACTCTTTCGGTTCAACAAGCTTACACAATGAACACTCACATAGGCCGTCTTAAACTTCCTGTCACATGTATGCCAGTTTTCCCTGGCCTCAGCATATTTCTCATACTTTCTCTCTACTATTCGGTCTTCGTTCCGCTCTCTCGACGCATAACGGGGCACCCACATGGCGCGTCTCAGCTCCAGAGGGTTGGCATTGGTCTAGCCATCTCGATATTGTCGGTCGCTTGGGCTGGGGCATTCGAGAGATATAGAAGGAACTTTGCTGTAAGAAGTGGATATGAGGCAAGTTTTTTGTCTCCTATGCCTAATTTGAGTGCTTACTGGCTGCTCATTCAGTATTGTCTCATTGGCATAGCTGAAGTGTTCTGCATTGTTGGTTTGCTTGAATTCTTATACGAGGAAGCCCCGGACGCGATGAAGAGCATTGGATCGGCGTATGCTGCTCTCGCAGGTGGTTTGGGTTGCTTTGCAGCGTCGTTGTTGAATAGTATTATAAAATCTGTCACGGGGAGTACGAACGGAAGGAATCCCTCTTGGCTTTCGCAAAATATTAACACTGGACGATTCGACTACTTCTACTGGCTTCTCACTGTGATGAGTATCATCAATTTCTGCATCTTTTTGTACTCAGCTCATAGGTACAAATATAGGAAAGATCATGAGGTTGGAGAAGGAATAATGGAAAATGGAATGCATGATAAAATGTGAGATTGTTCATCCATATAATTGGTTACAGTTGATTTTTAGAAATGTAGAAAAGAAATCAAACCTACTTCTTCTTCTATATCGACCGTTTTTACGATAGTAAAAAATGTATTATCAACTTTGAGATTAGGAGTTCGACCTTGACGAAAGAGAATCGATTTTTCGAGAAAGAATATAAAATGTCATGATCATGCAGCTGTTTGGAAGCAGAGTTAGAGCATTGGAATTTATTGTTACCAACCAAATATAGTTGGCAATAATTATGATGAAATTAATTGCTCACAGCAGTTTGCTACTacaaagttttattttattaatgtattaaaattttggattaaattttgGGAGCAGTATAGAACTTTAAAAATGTGGGTTTGGTTTGAATTTTGATGTCTCATTATGTGGAATTGCATGGGCATCACTTCCTAATGTATCGAAGCTTTGAATATTTATTATGACATCTCTTTATAAGGACCTAAACCTTTCGACATTTTATCATACTCACCGACCTTACTTCCATCCCCATTTTGCTTTAAAGTTATTGTTTAGTTCGTGAGTTAgataactattttgtttttagtttttaagatttatgtttattttcttGTCTTCACTTTTGTTATAGAAATTGAAGAATTTTAACCAAAATCTGAAAACAAAAACAGATTTTTAAAAGGGGTGTTtggaaaaatagtaaaagaaaattatattaataaagcTCATATCactagattttttaaaaattgcaaaaataacaaatttaaaagtagataggccTCTTATAGGTCGtctgatatcattaattacttgtcatCTTTGTCATATTCGCAACATGCAAAAAAGAGGTACTCTgaacttttttattaaatttttttgtcgTTTGGtacaattttcctttttaaaaactgtttcttttttttattattattttttaaaaaaattcaaaacttaaattgatttttgaaaacaTTGAGAAACTTATGAACGTAATGTAAAAATGTAGGagtaaaagtaaaataaaatcaaatagttaTAAAACTAGTTTAAATTGATGTTTGGTCTCTGGATTTTCTTTCTATGAAAATTCTCACTATTTATTGATTTTTAGATTAAAATAGTGAGAATTTTCATAGAAAGAAAATCTTAAAACTTAATGTAGCCTTTTCTTTTTGCTAGAATACTTGATCTTAgattatttaaa
This region of Cucumis melo cultivar AY chromosome 7, USDA_Cmelo_AY_1.0, whole genome shotgun sequence genomic DNA includes:
- the LOC103494642 gene encoding protein NRT1/ PTR FAMILY 6.1, with the translated sequence MGSREIKSLQEVNETPVLGRLDEHSESFQRKKLGMFFIESDDRRTAFGRGYTGGTTPVNIRGKPIVDLSKTGGWIAAFFIFGNEMAERMAYFGLSVNMVAFMFYVMHMPFTSSSDAVNNFLGISQASSVLGGFLADAYLGRYWTIAIFTTIYLGGLVGITLCATISTFVPNQAKCDQLSLLLGRCEPAKSWQMTYLYTVLYLTGFGAAGIRPCVSSFGADQFDEKSKDYKSHLDRFFNFFYLSVTVGAIIAFTAVVYIQIQHGWGAAFGSLAIAMGFSNVVFFLGTPLYRHRLPGGSPLTRVAQVLVAAYRKRNASFSNSEFVGLYEVPGKQSAIKGSGKILHTDDFRCLDKAALQLKEDGGNPSPWKLCTVTQVEEVKILLKLIPIPACTIMLNLVLTEYLTLSVQQAYTMNTHIGRLKLPVTCMPVFPGLSIFLILSLYYSVFVPLSRRITGHPHGASQLQRVGIGLAISILSVAWAGAFERYRRNFAVRSGYEASFLSPMPNLSAYWLLIQYCLIGIAEVFCIVGLLEFLYEEAPDAMKSIGSAYAALAGGLGCFAASLLNSIIKSVTGSTNGRNPSWLSQNINTGRFDYFYWLLTVMSIINFCIFLYSAHRYKYRKDHEVGEGIMENGMHDKM